From the genome of Phoenix dactylifera cultivar Barhee BC4 chromosome 5, palm_55x_up_171113_PBpolish2nd_filt_p, whole genome shotgun sequence:
AAAGATATTAAAGAGATCTAATAACAAGAGAAAGCTAAGACTCTTCACAGCAAAAAGAGCTATCCACTAGATTATTCCCCACTGAGAGTTCACATCTTCTTATTTCCATCCTTTTTATAATCCCTTCCCTATCTTTTCTCCATTAAAACCTTTATCATAACTTTCGCCTTCTACTTGTCTCTTTATCCCATATCCTTAAGTTTTGTTGATTGTCCTAGCATTTCTAAAATATAACATAGTTACTTCTTTTGCATAATGCCATCTTGTAACAATTAGTTCAAATTTCTCTGTTTATTTGATTCTTGTCTTTCTGTTTGAAGATGAAGATGGACTGCCTAAGTCAGTAGGTAGCTGCCTAAGCAACTTGGTGGTTGCCTATTCCCTAGGCGACGTATAGGGTTCCTACAGACTAGAGATTATATATCCTCTTTGACAACCTTGTAACTAAATTGGGGGCATGATTTAGGAAAAGAAGCTTCAAATCTTCGAATATCAGTTGAATTTTATATGGAAAGGTTAAAACTAGTGAATTGCAGGTGCATTGGTTAAAAATGATAATATAGAGATTATTAATCGAATGGTAGGCTTTTGACATGACTATGGTAAGAAATGAGATTATGAGAATATGCATAAATTATATCATTCACGTAATTTATATTAGTTTTGGAAGTTTGGATAGAATAGTGAATTGTAAACCTCTCTCTACCTTTCTCTCTCCCCCGTGTGTGTGTTTATTATGTCAAAAACACACCCACAAACGTAAAAGAACACAAGATTGATACCAATAAAGGTAAAAACAGAgttattcaatttaatgatcTCTAGTCAAGCCTTCTAATAGATAGCAGATGTCCCAACTTGTGTCAAACACATGTGCCAAGCATTTGGTATTGAAGGGAAGTGCTGCGTGTGCACAGTGCATGCAATTGACAAATAGGTTTTAACTATATTATGCTCATTTCATCATAATCAGACAATAGTCACATCTAATATGACTTATAGAGTCATTCAGAAGCTCAAAGTAGTAATAATAACTAAATCAAATGACAAAAATAAATGCTCCCCTTTGATAAGGATAGGTAGTTCTACTCAAGTATCCACTTGGCCAATATATCAGTATGTATCTACATCAAGCACCAATCGATATGATATGTTTAAAATCTCAGCCATTGTTAATTGCAACAGTAAAACCATTATATCCCAAGATATGGCTAGCGCATTGTCGATTTATTTCCCAAAATATTTGtcatctttcttttatttccttaAATGGGTTTTTCTAATAAATAAATGTCAAAATCAATGCcttaaaaatagtaaataattTTGGTTTTACTATATCAGCTGAGATATCAATATGTCGGTTCATACAATTTGGCTGATTTCTTGGAATATCTACATTGTTTCCAAAATTACCTCACCTTCTCAACAACCAAGATCTTAGCATTTCAAAACTTAGGTTCTATACAAGAATTGTATCATGAAATTTCACTCACTGACATAAACAGAGTTATGACTGTAATTCTGGGCATTCATTATCAAATTGGCAGCCACAGTTCTCAAATAAAAACAGAAGAAGAAATGTTATGAAAAAGGAAGACCAATTTGATATAAATCACTTaccagaaagagaagaaagaacttATAATTTAGAGCCCCAACACAATTTACAACCCACACACAATGGTGGTCCATTTTCAATATGCATCGCCCACCTAAAATTAAGAATGTAGATCAAAAGGAGTCACAGGAAAGAGAAGGAGACAAACAGGAGACTCTTCCTAAGTAAAATACTACAAGCATTTGTAATCCATAAATGTATGAGCTCACAAACAGAACAGTGATGACAACGAGGTGGTTTCAACTGGTTGCACTTCCGGCAGTATCTGATCCTTGGACTTCCTGAGTCTGCAAGATTAACCGATTGCTGAAAACTTAGACTCTGATTACCAAATTCCAAGCCATTTAATGGAGCTTCTTCACCCCTCTCCTCATCCACAGTAGGCTTCCAATTTGGTGGAATGCTGCCAGGGTCTGTCAGGACTACAGAAAAGTAGCTCCACAGAAGCATCACCAACTGCAAAGCCAAAACCCAGAAAAAGTTTTTAGATCTCCACTTCCCTTTTCTTCATTCTATTTTTAACTATCCTTCCATTTGTGTCAGTTTTTATTTGCTTCAAGAAGTAAAATTCCAGCAtacaaaaagtactttctccttttaaaAACAAGCAATCACCAAAAGGCAGAACCTTAAACGAACCAATGTTTGGCATTATTCTAAATTGATATATGAATTATTTCCTGCAATGAAGATTGCTATATGAGGAAAGATCATTTGCTTTCTCAGAATACTAAATAAGTATTAATTATCCAATTCAGCAAATGCAGATCCTTCTTTAATAACTAAATAATACTTCTATCCATCACTGCTCCATTCCCCACTGAGTTCCCCGGCAGTCGGAAATCAATCAATACATTGGTTATGCCAGTGTCACCAAGTGGTTAAGCCATTCACTGGGAGAAAACAGCATGAACACCGAATGCAAAACTCTACTAACTAAAAGTTCATATTTACTTGTACCCAAAACATTCATAAAAGcaaacagaaaaaagaaaaaaaacaagagagaTCAAACCATGCAACAAATTAATTAGGCAGAAAGCAGACATTTTTCTCACTTACAAACCCCAATTCtaatttgttttctttaaaGGTAAATTCACGCTCAAACGCAACGTTTTCACATCAGACAACGTAATTTTTCAACAGTCTGACatcaaattaggtttttttggaTCTATTCAGCTCAAACCAACGGAttggaaataaaaataagatgaCGAGGGTAGAAAGGATTACCAGGAGATGGAATAGGAGCAAGGCAGCAAGGGCGCAGAGGGATTCGAGGCCGCCAGCATTGAGGACGGCGGGGCCGTAGTTGGTGACGACGACGGCGTAGTAGGTGACGCCGACGATGCCGAGGACGATCAAGATCATGACAGAGCCCAGCCCCCGAAGGGAAGTGCAGAACCTGAACACGTTCCACGCCATCACCGTCTCCGATCTTTGCATCACGGCCGCACGAGAGAGAAATCCTAGATGGGAAATTGGGGAGAATGAGGAGAAAATTCTTCCCCCTTGGCTAATTGTTCATCGCTCcttccctcctccctcttctctcttcgTTTGGCTTCTCTTGTGTTCTATTCTAGTTGCAGGTTTAGAGGAAGAGctggggaggggaggaggggaggggaggaatATCGGCACCCGGGGATGGAAGAAGGGATttgcttttatatttctttattctTCTAACAATTTTTTGTGGGTCTTATCACTAGAAGTAGATGCCTTTATTTCTTCAATGATAATATTTTATGAAGACTTCAGAAGGTCATAGTGCTCGGCTTACGGGTGCAATTGGACCAAGAACTGGTCCGGTCTAGGGGGTTGCATATTGGAAAGCAACTTGGGCCGGCTTGACCTAAACTCAATCCAACCTTCCTATAGTGAGAGTTGGTTTAGGCTGACATCTGGCTTGCCTTGAGCTTGGGTTGGAAAAAAGGGCAGCCTATTCAAGTTGTGCTAGGTTGGGTTCTTTTGGGTTGACTTTGGATGACCTTACCCTACTATAATATAGCACCTTAACCAATCCAGTTGGAGTCTAACTTACCTGGTAGAgcttttaagaaataaaaaccAAACTAAAGATCCTAACCAATCTAACCTGAACTTTGCATGAGCCAATCTAGTCTCATTTGATGTAACCTAAGCCAACTCAAATTATGTTTTGGTTAAAAGTTTTGGAGTTGGGGATGGGATTGAGTTTTGAAAGTGTGTACACTCCCATCTCAACAACTTAGCTGGCGGCTATAAGCAAGCGCCATGTGGATGATGTTAGGACTTAAAATAGGTGAAAGACATATGACACTTGCTAAACTTCGTAGAGTTTAGCTAGGGCCGGCCCGACCTTTAGGAGAGATAGGTGGTTGCCTAAAGCCTCGGGCCAAAGAAAGGCCCCGCATTCCCGGCCCAAGCTTCCAgaactattcttcatccttaaAATACCTCTAATATTTTAAAGTTTCTATTACAATAAAATAGGTGACCAATGCCATTTCAAGAGTTAGAGAGGGTATTTAATAATTTCAACGAACACCAGGATACGTGGAGCAGTAGGCCTTTGCCATGTAAGAAGAGAAGCAAACCCTAATCCTAGATCTCATATGCCGTCATTCGCGGAGGCTCCTCCCGGCGATCCAAAGGCCGGGGAGAAGATCTTCAAGACCAAGTACGCCCAGTGCCACACCGTCGAAAAGGAAGCCGGCCACAAGCAAGGTGAACCTCTCAGAGTTAGAAGAACTAAGGTGGTGATGTTGCCAACACTCGAAAGGAAGGGATCGGGCAGATCCAAGCACAAGCAAGGTAAGTATTGTGGGATTGATGCCTTTCTTGTGCTCTCACCGTGATTTGGGATTTAAAGTGCTCATCTCTGAGGCCCTTGCCAGGATTTTCCGCTTTGATTCGAAAGGTAAACACCATATAATATGATGTCTCTTGTATTTTTTGATGATATAATCAAAGATTTCTAAGTTTTGGTTGGTCTTGAGTGGGATCTTGGAGAATTTGTGCATTTTTTTGGACAAAATCATAGTAGAtctatgttgcccaaggtgacaacccaagagagggggtgaattcgattttctaaaaattatgttccctaatttttactttgaattgaatgcagcggaatgataagatgttatttacttaagctctaggcaattacaagtaaagtagtggaaaattaagctagagcaattatactatggctttagggtgcaattgatctaaaattaacttatagttgtatgatcaattttaatctatgtgtatggtaaaaatggagaggaagctaagcaaattctaaacaatcacttagaactctatagaaaacaaagctagagatactacacaatcaagtatgaatgtaaggcatgaaatacaagagataaggcatcacaaatacaaagatgtatagtggttcggtgcaccccagcacctacatccactccccaagacctcttgggaatttcattataatccctcagattacagccggttgttttacaagctcacaatccaacttgttgttttgcgagatcacaacgaactcggtcggttttcacaggctcaccgactagaaccaaccgattgtttttccgggttcacaatcaaacccagttggtttttccaaaggctcaccaaccacaaccttataacgattgttttccgggttcacaatcaacccagttggtttttccaaaggctcaccaaccataaccttacaacgttggtttttccttcggctcaccaacaaaccttaaccccttgattcaatcccttgattgaatcaagttacaagatattagaacaagaatttaaaacaaatacaagcttcttagctaagcaaatatagcaatgtaaacaagtagagtaaagagaagccctcaaataagttttgaagatgaaggaacttggcttcttcttttcttgaccctcttctgatttggcacgaggtagaggatcactgaggcagcgcacagttggagaggaagctttgggattcacttggatgctctttttctctctattttgctttgaatgtcccttttgtgcttttggaagatttttctttgagatctctttcctaagtattctctcccacttccataacttcttccctagctctcctcttg
Proteins encoded in this window:
- the LOC103696843 gene encoding probable protein S-acyltransferase 14; protein product: MQRSETVMAWNVFRFCTSLRGLGSVMILIVLGIVGVTYYAVVVTNYGPAVLNAGGLESLCALAALLLFHLLLVMLLWSYFSVVLTDPGSIPPNWKPTVDEERGEEAPLNGLEFGNQSLSFQQSVNLADSGSPRIRYCRKCNQLKPPRCHHCSVCGRCILKMDHHCVWVVNCVGALNYKFFLLFLFYTFLETTLVTLLLLQNFITFFSDAEIPGTPGTLATTFLTFVLNLAFALSVLGFLIMHISLVAGNTTTIEAYEKKTTPKWKYDLGRKKNFEQVFGTDKRYWFIPAYSEEDLRKTPALQGLDYPTKADFSAQEF